A stretch of the Medicago truncatula cultivar Jemalong A17 chromosome 5, MtrunA17r5.0-ANR, whole genome shotgun sequence genome encodes the following:
- the LOC11409349 gene encoding abscisic acid receptor PYR1, which yields MEKAESSTASTSDQDSDENHRTQHHLTLPSGLRQHEFDSLIPFINSHHTYLIGPNQCSTLLAQRIHAPPQTVWSVVRSFDKPQIYKHFIKSCSLKEGFQMKVGCTRDVNVISGLPAATSTERLDVLDDERRVTGFSIIGGEHRLKNYRSVTSVHGFGDGDNGGEIWTVVLESYVVDVPEGNTEEDTRLFADTVVKLNLQKLASVTEGKNRDGDGKSH from the coding sequence ATGGAGAAAGCAGAGTCCTCCACCGCTTCCACCTCCGATCAAGATTCCGACGAAAACCACCGCACACAACACCACCTAACACTCCCCTCCGGCCTCCGTCAACACGAATTCGACTCCCTCATCCCTTTCATCAACTCACACCACACCTACCTCATAGGCCCCAACCAATGCTCCACGCTTCTCGCTCAACGCATCCACGCGCCACCGCAAACCGTCTGGTCCGTCGTCCGAAGCTTCGACAAACCGCAAATCTACAAACACTTCATCAAAAGCTGCTCTCTCAAAGAAGGTTTTCAAATGAAAGTCGGTTGCACTCGCGACGTCAATGTCATCTCCGGTCTCCCGGCGGCGACTAGCACCGAGAGACTCGACGTTCTTGATGACGAACGTCGTGTTACCGGTTTCAGTATCATCGGCGGTGAACACCGTTTGAAGAATTACCGTTCCGTTACTTCCGTTCACGGTTTTGGTGACGGTGATAACGGTGGTGAGATCTGGACCGTTGTTTTGGAATCTTATGTCGTAGATGTTCCTGAAGGTAATACTGAAGAGGATACGCGTCTTTTTGCTGATACCGTTGTGAAGCTTAATCTTCAGAAGCTTGCATCTGTCACCGAAGGAAAGAATCGTGACGGTGACGGTAAGTCACATTAG